Genomic segment of Helicobacter sp. 12S02232-10:
GCTTTCTCATTGGCTTTTCGAAAAGCCGTGGCATCCTTTTGTGACTGCCATTTTAGTCGGTCTAATCGCCATTTTGGCGTGGCCTTTAAGCTATCAGAGCGGAAGAGAGTTTGGACTAGGTATCACAACCCCTTCAGCAAATTTAATAGGTTTTTTAGTAACAGGAAAAATTGATTATATCGATTGGGGCGTATTCCTAGTTTTGGGAATCTTTATCGGAAGTTTTATTGGCGCAAAAGGAGCGAACGAATTCAAATTCAGACTGCCAGACAAAAAAACTCTTGGTCTAAACCTTTTTGGAGGTCTTTTAATGGGATTTGGAGCCTCTTTGGCAGGAGGTTGCACAATTGGAAACGGACTTGTCAATACGGCTATCTTTTCTTATCAAGGCTGGGTGGCTGTTATATTTTTTCTCATCGGGGCTTGGGCGGCAACCTATCTAACGATCATTCGTCCCAATCAAAACGCCTTAATTAAATAAATTCAATTAACAAAGGAAAAATAATGACAAAAGTATTACGCACAAATGGACTAGTATGCCCCTTTCCTCTAGTAGAAGCAAAAAAAGCAATGCAAGAAGTGGGAATAAATGAAGAACTGATTATTTATTTCGACTGTACGCAAGCAACGCAGAGTATTCCTGAATGGGCTGCAGAAGAAGGATATGATGTTGGAGATTTCACTCAAATAGGCAATGCAGAATGGAAAATTTCGATCAAAAAAACCAAGTAAATCTCAAATCAAGCCGATAAGTTCTTTAGCTTTTTGATAAGTTTCCCTTGCTATAGGTCGAACTTTATCGGCTCCTTCAGCGAGTATTTTGGCAATGTAGCCTTTTTCGGCATTTAATCTCACATATTCTTGCCGAATTGGTCTGAGGGCTTCAATCACAACATCTGCAAGTGCGATTTTAAATTCTCCATACCCTTTGCCTTCAAAATCTTTTTCTATTTCATCCTTGCTTTGATGGGTAAAAATTTGATAAATACTCAATAAATTATACAAACCCGCACGATTTTCATCAAAAACAATAGCGGTTTGAGAATCGGTAGCAGCCTTTTTAATTTTTCTTAAAATTTCTTCAGGAGTATCCAATAAAAAAATAGCGTGGTTGGCTCCTTTGGCTGATTTACTCATTTTGGTATCAGGATCATCAAGTCCCATCACCCTCGCCCCGACTTTTGGAATCATAGGTTCAGGGATTTTAAAACATTCTCCAAAATCACGATTAAATTTAATCGCAACATTCCTTGCAAGCTCCAAATGTTGCTTTTGATCTTCCCCCACGGGTACCCCATCAGTCTGATAAAGCAAAATGTCTGCTGCCATCAAAGCAGGGTAATTAAAAAGTCCCACATTTACATTTTTGGAATTTTTTAAAGATTTGTCTTTGAATTGAGTCATTCGATTCATTTCACCCATTGAAATATTACAATCAAGTATCCAAGACAAAGCAGGATGCTCATCGATTTCACTCTGAATAAAAAGGTTTGATTTTTTAACATCTATCCCGCAAGCCAAAAGCATCCCTGCAAGCTCAAAAGTTTTTTCTCTAAGTTCTTGAGGATTTTGCGTTGTCGTGATGGCGTGAGAATTGACAACACAAAATATATTTTCATAATCATCTTGAGAATCAACCCAATTTTTAACTGCGCCCAAATAATTTCCCAAATGAATTTGCCCTGTTGGCTGGATACCTGAAAACACTCTTTTTTTACTCACTCTATGACCTTTTGCAAATCTAAATGTATTTTAATTTTGTATTATAGAGATAGTGAGCTTTCAACAGAATTAAATTATTATTTATTAAGCTTTAGGTTATTTTAATCAAGACTTCAATACAATTAAAAAAAAATTAAAACATACAAGGGACTAGAAACAATGATGACAAAAACTTATCTGATTGGCATTCTTATCGCCATAGGGATTTTGGCTGGTTGTGCTTCAAAAAATAAACAAGTCGGAAACGTAGAGGCTTATGGTCTAGACAACGCCCCCGATTGGGTTTTAAACAATAATCAAGGCTTGCTTAGTGCCACAGGAAGTGCGAAAATAAAAAACAATAACGTCGGCTTTGCAACAACACAAGCTACCAATACTGCCCGAGCTGAAATTGCAAGTCAAATAGCTGTACAAATAGAGAGCAAATATAAAGAGCTTGCTACAAGCACAGAAGACAGTCTATCGCAAGAAACCGTGCAAGCGATTCGCAATAGCGTCAATACAACACTCTCAGGTTCAAAAAGAGTCAAAACTTGGATAAGCAAAGATGGCACACTATGGGTTTTAGTAACAGTCGATCATCTGGATACCAAACTTTTACAAGAAAATCTAGCTAAAAGTAATGCATTAGACAAGGCTGCAGCAAAAGCACTTTCAGAAGCTGTAGATGAAATCATAGACGGACAAAAAACGACTAAATAAATCATTAAAGCCCTCTATTTATTTTGAAACACCTACTAACATCAAAATTTCATATTCGGCTTTTTCATACGGGACGCTTTCTTTAAAGCGTTTTGCTTCCGTATAATTCAATGCCCCACCTCCTAAAAGTCCCAAACCTTTCAAATGTTTTAAAAAATCTGAACGAGATTGAAATTTTTGTTCCAAATGCTCCACCCATATCTCCCCTTTGAAATATTTTTCTAAAATCGCCTTTAAGCTTTCCTTGCTCTTAAGAGGAGAGCAAGTACCCAAAAAAGAATGCAATGAATCTAAACTTTTATTTGTATAAATCCCAAATGCAACTTTGGAGCAAGATTTTGCAATGCGAGCCAGCATAGTTTCCAAATCTTTTGCCCACTGCAAAGATGAAGCCGCAATACCTACCTCATATTTTTGGAAAGAAAATTTTTCAAAATCTTCGCAGAAAAGCGAGATATTTTGAATGCATTCGATTTTTTTGGGATGATGGGCTAACATTTCCTCTGCCATATCCACGCCAATAAAATGATTCACCAAAATGCCTGATTTTTGAATTTGGAGCGCAAGATTCCCACTACCACAACCTATATCAATCAAAGAATCAATATTTTTCAAACCAAGCACATTCAAAAGTTTTGCAGCAACTAGAGTTTGAATCAAAGCATTTTCCTGATAAGTGCGTGCCGATTTAGAAAATGAATTTCGAATATTTTTATACATCTGCGAATTTTATATTTTACTCAATAAAATTTTGGTAAAATTTGAGGTTAAATATTTGAATTTTTGGAGAAATTAATGACTGGCACGCTTCTTGTGACGCAAATTATTTTGGCAATTTTAATCGTAATTGTTGTTTTACTACAGAAAAGCTCTAGTATTGGGCTTGGAGTCTATAGCGGGAGTAACGACTCTGTTTTTGGAGCCAAAGGACCAGCGGGTTTTATGGCTAAACTGACAATGTTTTTAGGGCTTTTGTTCCTAATCAATACAATCTCTTTGGGTTATGTCTATAATAAGGATCGCAACAAAAGTATCTTAGATGATACGCCACAAAAACCCTTAGTCCAACCTGCTCCTGTGCAGAATACTCTTGAGCCTGTCAAACCCATTGCTCCTCTAGCCCCGCTTATTCCCGAAAATAACCAAACAAAATAAAGGAGTAATGATGTTAAAAGATATTTACAATGAAACAAGAGAGCATATGGATAAAACCCTTCAATCTCTTCGTAGAGATTTCACCACGCTTAGAAGTGGCAAGGTCTCTATAACCATCTTAGATAACATCAAAGTCAATTATTATGATACCCCTACTCCACTCAATCAAGTGGGTTCTGTAATCGCTCAAGATGCAACCACTATCGTCATCACTCCTTGGGAAAAAAATCTATTAAAAGATATTGAAAGAGCGATTCAAGAAGCCAATATTGGGGTCAATCCAAATTCTGAGGGCGAATCCATAAAGTTATTTTTTCCACCAATGACTCAAGACCAAAGAAAAGAAATTGCCAAAGAAGCCAAAGGAATGGGCGAAAAGGCAAAAGTTGGTATTCGCAACATTAGACAGGATTCAAACAATCAAATCAAAAAACTCGAAAAAGATAAGACGATCACTGAAGATGAAACTAAAAAAGGACTTGATGAAATTCAAAAATATACTGATGAGTATGTCAAAAAGATTGATGAAATGACAAAAAGCAAAGAAGAAGAAGTGATGAAGGTTTAAATTTATCCAAATTCCAAAGCAGACTCTAAAGGAAAATGATGGCATTAGACATTAAAAAATACTATACAGACGCACAAGCATTGCTCAACGGGCATTTTCTTCTCAGTAGCGGGAATCATTCAGACCATTACCTTCAATCCGCCAAAGTGCTTGAAAATCCCAAGATAGGAGAAATTCTCGGACAAGCTCTTGCAAAACAAATAAAAGAAGCAGGACTACTCCCTGATTGCGTTTGTTCTCCAGCACTTGGAGGAATTCTAGCTGGTTACGAGCTTGCTAGAGCATTGGGAACAAGATTTATTTTTACCGAGCGCGTTGAAGGACAAATGTGTTTGCGTAGAGGTTTTGAAATAAAAAAGAATGAAAAAATCCTCATTTGTGAAGATATCATCACGACTGGAGGATCGGCATTAGAAGCAGCAAGATGTGTTGAATTTCAAGGTGGAAAAGTGATTGCCTATGCAGGTTTGGCAAATAGAGGCTTTTGTCAAAGAATAGGTTCAAATTTGGACAAAAAACCCGAATGCCGACTTCCTGATGATGTCCCTTTATTTGCTTTGGAGGATTTTATTTTCAATATGTATGATCCGAAAGATTGCCCATTGTGTAAAACAGGCAAAGATAAAGCCATTAAACCTGGAAGCAGAGGAAACTAGAGGTTTATTTGAAAAACAAACCTACAAAATGGCGAAAAATCAAAAGCCAAAAACAACATCCTCTTCATACGATTCCTAAAAAATCTTTTTTTTTCCAAACTCTTAAAGAAATTTATGCTTTTGCACGCATCAAAGCTTTCATTACAGATCTTTTTATGATTTATACCCCTATTCTTTATATTGTGACTTATCTCATTTTGGGAGGGGCAACTGAATTTCGCCATAACCAAAGCAGTATTTTTATTTGCGTTTCTCTTTATGGTATTATTTCTGCGCTTTTTATTTCTATCTCTTCCCAAACACCAGGCTTGCGTTATATGAATCTTATGGCAGTTCGGACAAAAGGCACTAAGATAGGCTTTTTAAGAGCTTTGATTCGTTTTTTTATCTGGCTAATTGGAGTAACTTTTTTAATCGGACTTTTCACGCCGTTTTTTCGTAAAGATAAAAAATGCCTCCACGATATTGTGTGCGACACTATCGTGATACAAAAAATTAAAAATTAATCAAATTTGGTTATCTCAGATTTAAAGTGCTATCATAAAACTTAATTCCGAATTTATTTATACTTAAAAAAAAATCGGCTACAATTTTCAACAAATACACAAAAGGGTATCACTATGGAACACCGACTCTTTACATTTGCAAGCTTGATCAATCCTGATCACGATTTTATCATCGGTTTTTATACCATCTTATGCGCACTTTTAGCCATCATTATGGGAAAAATCGCAACGAGCAAAATGCAAGTTATCCCATCAGGAATTCAAAATTTTTATGAAACAATGATTGAAGGAATGCTCTTTTTAGCAAAAGATGTGATTGGCGAAAAACTTGCTAGAAAATATTTTCCCTTGGCAGGAACCATTGCAATACTTGTATTTTTTTGCAATATGATCGGTATCATTCCAGGATTTGAAGCCCCCACATCAAGCTGGAGTTTCACTTTGGTACTAGCCTTAATCGTATTTTTTTACTACCATTATGAAGGGATCAAAGCTCAAGGCTTATTTCATTACATTGCCCATTTTATGGGTCCTGTAAAATGGCTTTCTCCTTTAATGTTCCCAATTGAAATCATTTCGCATTTTTCTAGAATCATCTCTTTGTCTTTTAGGCTTTTTGGAAATATCAAAGGCGATGATATGTTTTTGCTTGTTATGTTGATGCTTGTTCCTTGGATTGTTCCTATTGCACCTTTTACGATCCTTCTTTTTATGGGAATTTTACAGGCATTTGTCTTTATGATTTTGACTTATGTATATCTTGCTGGAGCTGTATTGGTAAAAGACCAAGATCAGTTCTAAACTATCATTAGTGAAAGAAAACGATGATTAAAATTTTAGAGTTTTTTACAGGGGTATTTTTTGGAATTGCTATTTTTGGAGGCATCTCGTGTTTCCTTATTTTAAGAGATTTTGATTCTTGGGTATCTTTTTTATTGTCTATAACTTTTTTTGGTATTTTTAGCTTTTTTGGAATCTTGTCCAAATCTTTGAGCATTCTTTTAAAGCACAATGATTCAAACCCTGTTTGAAAGCTATTTCATCACTTCTCCGCTTCTTTATCCAAATCATTCATATGAAATCTTTAAGCAAAATCTAAAAAATATTTTTCATCACCATTCAATCCAAAAAGCGTGTTTTAGAGACGATTCTAAAAATATCCCAATCGATTTAATTAAGATATTTTCTGAATATTGTCTTCAAAACAATATCGAAAGCTTCATCAATCTCGCTAAAACAAATCTAAGTTTTGAATATGCCCAAAAATATGGATTTCAAGGCGTTCATATCAAAGGCACTGAACTCAATTATGCAAAAATCCTTTCTGATAAAAAAATAAAAACTTTCTATAGTGCCCATCAGGATAAAGAAGTGTTCCAAGCCATAGAATATGGGGTTGATTTCGTTGTTATCAGTCCTATATTTCAAACACCAGGAAAACCAAAACCTTTAGGTTTAAAATACCTTGATAGATTTGATTCCAATACTAAAAAATACTTATTTGCACTCGGAGGCATTGTAAGCCAAAAAGAAGTCGATATCATCAAAACAAAAGGTTTGAGAGGATTTGCATCAATACGATATTTTTTAAACAATTAATCTAGCTATTCTGCTCATTTAGAGAGTGTATAAGAACTGCCCCATTTAGAAATGCACTCTAAAATATCTGCAAGCTCTTTGCCCTTATTTCCCAGACGATACTCCACGCGTGGGGGAATTTCTGTAAATACTTCACGATCGATAATTTTTGCCTCTTCGAGTTCTTTTAGTTTCATACAAAGGGTTTTTTGTGTCATATAAGGCTCAAAAAACTCTCGAAGTTCTTTAAATCGTTTTTCTCCATTCAAAAGTTTATATACGATATAAAGCTTCCATCGATCATTAAAAATCTTGCCAAAATAAGCGATAGCACAATAATCATCAATTTCGTATTTCTTACTTTGTTTCATCTGCTTATTATAGCATATTCTACTATACTACCCAAAGCCATCAAAATTCTATAACTTTATTTTATGAAAGTAAGTATATTTTAAGTTAATTTAGGTAATATATGAATACAAAAAAATATAAAGGACATTCGATGAAAACGCTTATTCTATTGACTCACCCCAATTTAAAGGAGTCCAAGATCAACAAAACGCTTACTCAAAGTATTCAAAACACTCCAAATATCACCTTGCACGATCTTTATGCGACCTACTCTGATGGAAAAATTAATGCCTCTAAAGAAATAGAATTGCTCAAGACCCACGATAAAATCGTGTTTGAATTCCCACTTTTTTGGTTCAGTAGTCCAAGTTTGCTTAAAGAATATGAAGATGTTGTTTTTAGTGGCGTGTTATATGGATCTGAACCCAAAATGCTACAAGGAAAAATCTTTCAAATCATCACTTCTGCTGGAAGCCCTGAAGAAAAATATCGCTCCGATGGAAGGAACCAAAAAAATCTTGAAGAAATCTTGCTTCCCTTCCAAATGTCAGCAAGTTATCTTGGAATGCAAACCAATCCAATATTTTGCGTCTATAACGCGATGAATATCACAGACGCTTCGCTCGCAGAAGCAAAAGAAGCTTACAAAAAACTGCTTTTATCTTGATTTAAGAAAACCTTAAATCCTGATACTCCGTGGGGATAAAATAATCCTCACATCGCATCAAAATATCATAAATCTCTGCCTGAAATCCTAACTCAAAAAGTTTATCAATGCCTTGCTTTTGCATATCATTCAAACTGATTGAATCATTATTGGCATAAAGATTCAAATAAGTATCCAATTCTTTTTCATTCACGCGAATCACGCCTCGTTCTAAAAGCATTTTTGAGAGAATTTTTTTATTTTTAACCGCCACCTCCACAGCTTTGGTAAGAGTAGATTCAATATCAATTGCTTGATTAAGAGAGATTGAGCGCCTAAGTGCCATTCCGCCCAAAGGCAAGGGAAGTTCTGCGCCACAAAATTCGTGCCATATATCCCAAATCTCTCTCTCCACCACAAGAGAAGAATCAAAATTTAAAATAGACTCGTGGATCAATACGCCCGCATCAACCTCTCCGTTTATAACGGCGCTTTCAATCTCAAGGAAATTTTTATAGACGATTTTTGCCTGTGGGTAAGCAAGACGAAAGATAATCGCATTTGTCGTATGTTGGCCACTCAAGGCAACTTTAAAATTTTTCTTTAAATGTGTGGTTTTCTTTTTGATGAGTTTGGGACCATAACCTTGCCCAAAACTCACCCCTGTGCGCAAAAGAGCAAAATTCTCTCTGATAAAAGGATATGCTCCAAAAGAGATCGCACTCACATCATAAGTCCCTTTTATGGCTGCAGCATTTAGAGTTTGTATGTCTAAAGCCACATTTTCAAACCTTTGCCCCAAAGAGCTGCCCACCCAACCAAACACAATCGCATAATACATAAACAAATCGTCCGCATCAGGGCTATGAGCCACACAAATCATACTCTCTCCTCAAAACAAATTTTTCTTCAATTATACTCAATCATTTTGTATCATTTTATTATATATGCAATTCATTAGGATTTATTTTGCTCTAAGCATTTTGCTTTATGGTTTAATTGTTATTATCTGATAGAGATTTTGCGCTGATAATTGCTTTCAAGTATTCTAAGCTTACAAAAATCAAGTTTTTTACAAAATCTCTATTTTTTTTAAATCTTTTTCTTTAGGAGGGGGCGGGTTCTACTTGCGAAGCATCGCCCACTCCCTTCCTAAGACCTACCCCCACCCACTGCACGCTTTTTAAATGCAAGATTCAGAGATCGTGTCTTAAAAAACACACGCTATACCCTTAAGCGTGGTGGCAAATATCGCTTATAGGCAAAATATTAAAAAACTAAAGGTTTTTTGGGGTAGCTTTTCCTTTCAGTAAATGCTCATTACCGCTAAGTTTGAACCATCTACGCAACGTGTCCCGATGTACGCCCAATTTTTGCGCAATTTTGCTATGGCTAATTCCTTTGTCATTCCAAATCAGTATCTTTTTTCCAGCTTCATAACAAGGGTGGCATTCGAATCTTGATTTTCTCCCTTTAGGTCGTCCCAACACTACACCTTCAGCTTTTTTCCTTGCTAAAGCCTCTTTTGTTCTTTGGGAGATGAGTTGGCGTTCAATTTCAGCTGATAGAGAAAAAGCAAAGGCAAGGACTTTTGAATTAATATTATCCCCTAATTCATAGTTTTCTTTGATGGAATAAATGGTGATTCCCTTTTCCATACACATATTTAGCAGACCCATCACAGAAAGCAAGCTTCTTCCAAGCCTAGAGAGTTCTGTCACAATAAGCTTATCCCCTTGCTTCAAAGAACGGATCAATACCCCAAGCTTTCTGTTGTCTAATGCAATTGTACCACTGATAGTCTCTTCTATAAAGCGATGTATTTCAAAGCCTTTGAGTTTAGCAAATTTTTCTAATTCAAATCTTTGATTTTGTGCGGTTTGTTTTTCTGTCGAAACTCTAATGTATGCATAAGTCATTATTTTCCTTTAATTTTTTTTGAAATATATATTTTATACGTCCGATTCTAAGAGGCAGAGATATCAAAAGATACTCTTATGAATGGGCAGGAAAGTGGGTAATCAATACCCATAACGGCTATAAAGAAGATGGTATTTCTGTGGCACCTGTTGATATTAATGACTATCCGTGTTTAAAAAAACATCTTGATGGTTTTTGGCAGGAGATTTCTAAAAGAACGGATAGGGGCGTTACGCCATATAACCTTAGGAATTGTGCTTATATGAGCGAATTTTATAGGCAGAAAATTGTTTATCCTTGCATAATGTCAAAGGAATCAAATTTCACCTATGACCAAAATATATTTTTTGCTCCAGCTCCAGCCAATATCATTACAGGAGATAAAAAGATTATAAAATATTTAATAAGTTTCTTGAACTCAAAACTCATTTATTTTGCTATGCGTCAATTTTATATGGGAGGGGGAATTGCAGGAGAATTAAAAACAAACAATTTGTTAAAAATCCCAATTCCTAAAATACAAGAATCACAGCAAGAAAAATTTATAAAAATCGTTGATGAAATTTTGGAAAACAAAGCACAAAGCAAATGTAGTGAGGCATTTGAAAAAACTTTGGATTCTATGATTTATAAACTTTATAATTTAAGCAATGAAGAAATTCAAATCATAGAGAATGATTTTCAATAAATGCTATTTCTTCGGCATTTAAACCATAAAGTTCATAGACCAAGCAATCAATTTTTGCTTCTAAATCTTGGATATTTGCCTTTAAGTCTTGTTTTTTGGAATCTAAAATTTTATCAACAATTTTTATAAAAACTTGTTGTTTAAAGTCTGCAACTGGCGGTATAACTAATTTTTCTAGGGCATGTTTATTATATTGAAATCCTTTTCCTCCTAAAATACATCCGCCACAAAATTCTTTAAAGTAAAAAGTTATTGCTTTTGAATTTAAAAATGCATTAATAAATTTCAAATCGATGTTATTACTGATGAGCATAAAAGATGTTTTATCTAAAAAAATACTTTGAGTATCATAGACAAAATAAACTCCATAAGAAGTTTCTGGATAAACAATTTTCTGCCTATAAAATTCGCTCCAATATGCTATGTTATCTTGTGTTTCAAACCATTGATTGGAAGTTTTTTTCCTGCAACCCTTTTCCCCGCTTTGCTTAATTTTTGGCATAAAATTTTTTAAATAGTTTTTTAAACTCAAATAGTCATCAATATTTAGTTTTAAAGATGGAAAAGTCGCAATTACCCACTTTTCTGCCCATTCATAAGAGTATCTTTTGATATCTCTGCCTCTTAGAATCGGACGTATAATCTGTTCGGTGCGTTCTTTCTCATTCAGCCAAATGATTTCTTTGTCATTTTTGTCTTCTTCACATTTTATAAAATGCTCGCCCTTCTTTTTGAAAGGAAGATTCGAATCTTGCGTATTATCACAAAGTGAGAGGATTTCTTCTCTTTTTGCCGTATCAATGATAAATGCTTCATTGTAACCGGTCAATATTCCACGATAAATCTTTATATCCCAGTCTTTAAGCGGTATGCCAATGCTTTCAATCTTTTTTTTGATGGAGAGGGTGAGCTTGTCTGAAAAGGTAAAAGTCGCCTCGCTTAAGGAGTCAATATTGAGATACTGCGCTTTGAGTGCAGAGATTTCTTCTGCATTTGCAGGCTTAGTCAGTAAATCCAAGTATTTAAAATCATAATCACAATGTTTATGTACCTTCTTAAAACTTACGATAGAAGTATCCACTGTGGCGCTGTCAAAAACCTTGACTTTTCCTAATTCGACATAACTTTCCAGTTTTGTTTTTTCAAGGATAAATTTTCTCAAACTTTTTCCATACCCTGCTCGCGTCCATTTATTGGAAGTGATGTAGCTGAGATGACCGCCCTCTTTTAGAACCCTATACCCTTGCTCATAAAAATACGTAAAAATATCGCTTGTCCCGCTATAGATTTCAAAATGAGCCTGCAAATGAGGCTTAAGCTCCTTGATGGACTCTTGGCGGATATAAGGGGGATTTCCAATCACAAGATCAAAACCTATATAATCGCCATTTTCATCAAGCACTTCAGGAAAAGCAAATCGCCATTCAAGGGTTTTAGTTTCAAAAAGTTCCCTGTATTGGCACATCAAATCTTGAAGTTTTTCAAGATCTTTATGGGAAGTGCCTTTATTTTGTCCTAATGGTGGAATAACAGCGGTTTTATGAAAGTCAAAATCTGTGATAAATTTTTGCAGTCTTTGCAGATCCTGTTCGCTCACCTTGCATTTTTCAGAAACACTAAATCCTTCATAGCCATATTTTTTAACATAACGTTTGAGCTCTTCTTTGAATGTAAATGCAATAGAATGTGCCTTTTTAAAAAGAGTGATGAGAAATTCTTGGCAATTCCTGATAACACGCTTGTGTTCTTCTTTGAGATCTTTATTTGTTTCATTTTTGTAATTTTGCACGGCTTGAACATATTCTTTAATTTTGGGGTTAAAATTATTAGTAAGGTCATTGATAATTTCCTTTTGATCCTGATCGCCAAAAACTGAGGTAATTTTATTAAATTCTTCTACCATCTTTTTACGCAAAGATTCTTTAGTCATATAAAGATTAATGTTTGAAACCAAAGAATTCCCGCATTTTATATTAATATCGATATTTGGCAGGGTTTGGAGATATTTATTTTTTATGTCGTGATAATAGCTGTATTTGAGCAGCTCTATCCAAAGTCGTAGTTTGGTAATCTCGCAAGAATTAGGGTTGATATCCACGCCAAAAAGGCATTCTTCTATCAAGACTTTTTTGGCATTAAAGATGGCTTTTTGAATGCGATGGGATTCTTTGTCTTCATAGACAGGCTGCTCATAGATGATGGGTTCGCCATCAGAATCAATGATGCAGATTTCATCATTGATGAGTTTGAGTCCTATGCCTTTTAGTTTGGCATAGTTTTCATCACAAAGTATGCCTAATTGATATTTGATAAGGATCAGATGATTGAGTGCAGATACCAAAAAATGCCCACTACCGACAGCAGGGTCGCAGATTTTTATAGAGTTAAAAATCTCGTTGGCTTCTTTGATATCATCAGTATTTGCTCCGATGTGATTACAGAGATCGGTAATACTTTCACATTGCCAAGACTTCATTGCATTGAATTTGTCAATCACGACTTTTTCAATCGCTTCTTTGCACATATAGTTTGTGATAAAACTCGGAGTATAAAAACTCCCCTCTTTATAGCCGTTGAGTTTTTCAAATACCAATCCTAAAACAGCGGCATTGATGAGCTTGTCAAAATTGGTTTTTGTATGGTTTTTGATGTCTTTTGGGGTTGTGGTAAAATCATAAGCCCGCAAAAAAGCAAAAAGATATTCTAAAAGTGGGAGAGAAGAAATATTTTTGTATTCAGGGTCTTTTTTTAAGATGGAATTTTTATGCAAGCTTAAATCTTGGGATTTTAAAAATTTGATTTGCTTGTTTGGATCTTCTTTTTTCTCATCTTTTTCTAATTCGGTTTTGTCAAAAAGACTTGAATTTAAATAAGGGATTGATTGGAATACTTGCGGGATATTTTTGCGTTCATCTTCTTTTTTTGCCAATACATCAAAAAACAATATGCTTAGCATTTCAAAATCAGGAATCTTTTGGATATCTAAAAACGGATTTGAAATATGTTTGAAAGATAAAAGCATTGATTCAAGCAATCGCAAAAATAAAATCCGATTATTCCACGTGGTGAGCAAAGAAAAGATATCTTCAAAATCTCTTTCTTTGTTTAGTCCTAAATTTTTTATGATTGAATCTGATAGAGAGCCTTGTATATCACTTGGAGTGATGATGATTTTGCCATCGGCAGTTTTTTCCTCCAGTCCCAGAATATGGAGCAATTCATTATAAAAATCTTTGTTGAGCAAGTTGGCATCAAAAAAAG
This window contains:
- a CDS encoding winged helix-turn-helix transcriptional regulator, translated to MKQSKKYEIDDYCAIAYFGKIFNDRWKLYIVYKLLNGEKRFKELREFFEPYMTQKTLCMKLKELEEAKIIDREVFTEIPPRVEYRLGNKGKELADILECISKWGSSYTLSK
- a CDS encoding NAD(P)H-dependent oxidoreductase, with product MKTLILLTHPNLKESKINKTLTQSIQNTPNITLHDLYATYSDGKINASKEIELLKTHDKIVFEFPLFWFSSPSLLKEYEDVVFSGVLYGSEPKMLQGKIFQIITSAGSPEEKYRSDGRNQKNLEEILLPFQMSASYLGMQTNPIFCVYNAMNITDASLAEAKEAYKKLLLS
- a CDS encoding MqnA/MqnD/SBP family protein: MICVAHSPDADDLFMYYAIVFGWVGSSLGQRFENVALDIQTLNAAAIKGTYDVSAISFGAYPFIRENFALLRTGVSFGQGYGPKLIKKKTTHLKKNFKVALSGQHTTNAIIFRLAYPQAKIVYKNFLEIESAVINGEVDAGVLIHESILNFDSSLVVEREIWDIWHEFCGAELPLPLGGMALRRSISLNQAIDIESTLTKAVEVAVKNKKILSKMLLERGVIRVNEKELDTYLNLYANNDSISLNDMQKQGIDKLFELGFQAEIYDILMRCEDYFIPTEYQDLRFS
- a CDS encoding master DNA invertase Mpi family serine-type recombinase; amino-acid sequence: MTYAYIRVSTEKQTAQNQRFELEKFAKLKGFEIHRFIEETISGTIALDNRKLGVLIRSLKQGDKLIVTELSRLGRSLLSVMGLLNMCMEKGITIYSIKENYELGDNINSKVLAFAFSLSAEIERQLISQRTKEALARKKAEGVVLGRPKGRKSRFECHPCYEAGKKILIWNDKGISHSKIAQKLGVHRDTLRRWFKLSGNEHLLKGKATPKNL
- a CDS encoding TaqI-like C-terminal specificity domain-containing protein — translated: MLRGRDIKRYSYEWAGKWVINTHNGYKEDGISVAPVDINDYPCLKKHLDGFWQEISKRTDRGVTPYNLRNCAYMSEFYRQKIVYPCIMSKESNFTYDQNIFFAPAPANIITGDKKIIKYLISFLNSKLIYFAMRQFYMGGGIAGELKTNNLLKIPIPKIQESQQEKFIKIVDEILENKAQSKCSEAFEKTLDSMIYKLYNLSNEEIQIIENDFQ